From one Lolium rigidum isolate FL_2022 chromosome 4, APGP_CSIRO_Lrig_0.1, whole genome shotgun sequence genomic stretch:
- the LOC124647390 gene encoding WAT1-related protein At1g44800-like: MNLKEWRPALFMVLVQIFTSGQVLLTKVVVDGGSFVWTLLTYRFFLGAILALPLAMFFEKFTIPGLYYIALGDTSPGYAINFYNIIPIATFILAVLFRKEPLDMRSLVGNIKIAGTLVCVGGTLVISLYKGKELHLWPTNIVGYHPKQAGTAFGHHHVRGTVLLITTCLGIAIWYTMQAILNTTAKFVMISWVVTQRGPTYPSMFGAVSVFFTTVLDSLLLGHDLSVGSILGIFMILAGLYLFLWGKRKESVSPGEENPKEEMQFQSGNENNKSVSNV, from the exons ATGAACTTGAAGGAATGGCGGCCGGCCTTGTTCATGGTACTGGTCCAAATTTTCACAAGCGGTCAGGTGTTGCTCACCAAGGTGGTGGTGGACGGCGGGTCATTCGTGTGGACCTTGCTCACCTATCGCTTCTTCCTTGGCGCCATCTTGGCTCTCCCCTTGGCTATGTTCTTTGAGAA ATTCACAATTCCTGGTTTGTACTACATTGCCCTCGGAGATACATCGCCGGGATACGCAATAAACTTCTATAACATCATCCCGATCGCCACGTTCATACTCGCGGTCCTTTTCAG GAAGGAACCACTAGACATGAGGAGCCTGGTGGGGAACATAAAGATTGCCGGAACCCTAGTCTGTGTTGGAGGCACATTGGTGATCAGCCTATACAAGGGTAAGGAGCTGCACCTCTGGCCAACCAACATCGTTGGCTACCACCCTAAGCAAGCAGGAACTGCGTTTGGGCACCACCATGTGCGTGGAACCGTCTTGCTCATCACCACCTGCCTCGGCATCGCCATCTGGTACACAATGCAG GCGATACTCAATACTACTGCCAAGTTTGTGATGATTTCGTGGGTCGTCACGCAGCGCGGTCCAACCTACCCATCCATGTTTGGTGCCGTGTCCGTGTTCTTCACTACTGTTCTTGACTCGCTACTTCTTGGCCATGATCTGTCTGTTGGGAG TATCCTCGGTATCTTTATGATTCTAGCAGGGCTCTACCTTTTCCTATGGGGAAAGAGAAAAGAATCTGTGTCTCCGGGTGAAGAAAACCCGAAGGAAGAAATGCAGTTTCAGAGTGGAAATGAGAACAACAAATCGGTATCCAACGTATGA